The Chryseobacterium indologenes genomic sequence GAAAAAAGTTCTTCAATTAAAAGAACTGAACGGGAATACCCTGGGAATCCCTAATATTAAACTGAGACAGGCTAATGAGATCGCCACCTTCATTTTATTTCTTGTCGTATTTACTGTCATCTTAAAATCAATGGTAATTGAATACTGGTGGCAATTAATTGCAGGATTTTTCGTTCTTGTATTTCTGATTATGATGACTGTAAAACTTGTTAATAAAAATAAAAAAAACAAATAATTGTGGAATAGGGGAATCTCTTAATATATTCGCCCCTTGACACGGTACTAAAAAAAACTATGATTGCAATTTTAAAGAAAGAACTTTGGAGTTACTTTGGAAACTGGAGCGCATGGGTGATTATTGCTGCTTTCAGTCTGATCGCCACCCTATTCCTGTTCTTTTTCGACAACGATTCTAATATTTTTGAGATCGGAATGGCTTCCCTGCAAAGCTATTTTGTATTGGTTCCATGGTTGCTGATGTTTATCATTCCGGCACTTTCAATGAAAACTTTTGCAGAAGAGCAGCAGACAGGAACGCTAAACTGGCTCTTTTCACAACCTTTAAAAGTTTCTGATCTTGTGACCGGAAAATTCCTTTCCGTATGGATTGTGGGTATTTTATGCCTTATCCCTTCACTCATTTATCTTTACACCGTTTACGTTTTAGGAGTTCCGGCAGGAAATATTGACCTGGGAATGACTTTCGGAAGCTATATCGGACTGATCCTGCTGATTGCAGCATTTGCCGGAGTGGGAATTCTGGCATCATCACTTTCTCAGAATCAGATCATGGCTTACCTGTTGGGTGTTTTTATGTGCTTTATCATGTATTTTGGAATTGAACAGCTGGCGAGCTATAAATTGTTGGGCGGAGCAGATTTTATTCTCCAAAATATTGGGTTCTACCAACATTTCTTAGGTTTCACCAGAGGTCTCATCGATTCTAAAGATATTGCTTATTTTATCTTGGTCATCGGTGCGTCATTAGTATTGTCCAATCATTTTATTAACAAAAAGAAGTAGAAGCATGAAGAAGATCAATGCTAAATCTCCACTGGGAATATTCTTATTTGTCATTATTCCTTTGGTTGTTATTCTTGTGTATTCCGGAATCAGATTAGACTTAACAAAAAAAAAAGATACACCCTTTCTGACAACACAGTGAAAGTATTGGAATCCGTTAAAAAGCCATTGACCGTTGAGGTGTACCTTGAAGGAGATTTCCCGGCCAGCTTTAAGCAGCTTCAGAGTGAAACCAAGTTTATGCTCGAAGAATTCAGAAAGATAAATCCGAAGATTGATTTTAAATTCATCGATCCGATTAAAACCAAAATGTCTCAGGATACTCTGATGGCGATGGGAATGCAACCTTCCATTCTGCCGGATGTAAAAGACGGAAAGATTTCTCAGATTACCCTTTTTCCTTATGCTGTTATCAAATATGCAAATGACGGGGTTTCTATCCCTCTCGTTGTACAGCAGGCCGGTATTGATGCTGATCAGCAATTGACAAGATCAATCGAAGGCCTTGAATATAGCCTGGTTTCTAACATTAAAAATATAGCAGCTGCTAAGAAGAAAAAAATAGGTATCCTGGTCAATCACGATGAATTGAGCCCCGATGAATTTCAGGGATTCATGCATCTTGCACTCGAAAACTATGACGCCGGTCCTGTTATTCCTAAAAACCAGACAGAATTGAGCATTGCTGATGTCCCTCTCTTAAAGCAAATGAGTGCATTGGTTATAGCAAAACCTAGAAAAGCTTTTACTGATAATGAAAAAGTAATTCTCGATCAATACATCATGAATGGTGGGAAAACGCTTTGGATGATTGATGCGGTAAATGCTGAAATGGATACGCTGACAAGATCGAAAAAGGTAATGCCTTTCCCTATAGATGTGAATATGACCGATTTCTTTTTCAATTATGGATTAAGAATCAATCCAGCACTGGTAAAGGATCTTAAGAAATTTGCTTTATTAAGGCTGGTAACGGGAGAGGTAAGCGGCAACCCACAATATACGAGCTTGCCGTGGCCATATTATCCGCTCGGAATAGCTGAAGATAATAATCCTGTTACTAAAAATATCAATCCTGTAAAATTTGAATTCCCAACTTCTATTGATACCCTGGGAGGAAGAAAAAATATCAAAACAAAAGTTCTTTTCGAATCAAGTGAGAGAACATTGCTGAAGCAGGTTCCCAATTATGTGGATTTAAAAGAAATTGCAACGGTAGACAGCCTTGGTCAAATGGAAAAACCAAGTACCCCGAAGATATTTGCCGTGGCATTGGAAGGAAAGTTTAATTCCGCATATGCATCAAGGATAGAAAGAAAATCTTATCCGGGTTTCAAAGCCGTAAGTCCGGAAAATAAGATGATCGTGATTGCAGACGGGGATGTAGGCAGAAATAAGGTAATCAAAGGAAAACCTCTTCCTTTAGGAGTAGATTTACTCACCAACGAGCAGTTTGGAAATGAACAGTTTCTGAGAAATGCTTTAGACTATCTTTTGGACGACAGCAATTTGATGGAATTAAGAAATAGAAACATCGAAGAACGACTTCTGGACAGACAGAGAATTACCGAAGAAAAAACCAACTGGCAGTGGCTGAACTTATTGCTTCCACTGGCTATCATCGGTCTTATTGGAGGATTATTCTTCTGGCTGAGGAAAAAGAAGTTTGGATAAAAAATAGAAAAAGAGAAGCTGCAAGGCTTCTCTTTTTATTTCTAGTCCCTAATAAACTTAGAGCTCAGATTCCTGTTTTTTATAATAATAAAGTTCGCGGTTTAACCTTTCAACGTTTATAATGATGACTTTTTCTAACCCGGGATTTCAAGTAATAAAAAAAGAGAAACGCGATGTTTCTCTTCTTATTTTTTTAAAGTATAAACTAGTTTTAATATCGGAATAAGATCTTTCCAATGTTTTGCGCATCCAACGCATTCTTTAAATCTCCGGGCAGCTGTTTCAAGGTACACCGCGGTTTGAATAAGGGTCTGTAGCAGTCTGACTATGCGTGAGAAGCTTCTTTAGACAGTAAAATAGCTGTTTTGTAATAGCTCATGTCTGTTCCGATCTGATTTTGAAGATCCTCAAAGGTATCATAATCATAATGTGACCAGTTTTCCTCATTTTCAGGGTCAGACGTCTTGTCAATCGCTAGTTCAAGCTTTCCGTCTTCCTGATAGCTACATTCTATCGCCGCATACTTTTCACCATTTTTATCGGTGGTATACCAGCATTTGACTGTTTTTTCAAGTTGAGGTTCTCCGGTTTCATTATCAATAACCTGAGAACAGATGAAATTTTCCGGATCATCTATTTTGAAAACAGTTTTGGAAACGAGAGGGAGATCATCAACAGATAAAGAATACAGCTTGTTGGTAGAGATAATAAACCCGTCTGCCATTTCTTTCTTTTCAATGTCGAAGAAGTCAGATTTTTCCTTCAGATAATTCAAAACTTCATCCTCATTTTCTCCTTCACTAAGGAAATAGTTGATGTTATACACACTATCCTCGTTGATGAATTCAATTTCCTTAAGGAAGTTTGTTCCTTCCTCATAATAATGCAGATGATACTCGTCGAGTTTCACAGCATTACTTTTGGAGATAACTTCTCCAAAAATGTTTTTGTACACTTTTTTCATTTTTAGTCATGTTATTTAGTTTCATCTATTAGTTTAAGTGGGTAGGACAAATATAAGTTTCTTTTTTATCTTAATGAGACATTGAAATCAGTATTTATTTCATAATTATTTCATATGTCCTTTATAAAATCCTCATATTCGTAGTAAAAACGTTCGAATCCGTTCATTTTGTCTACAAAGAATTCAAAAATTTCTTGCCATGTATTTTTGTTAAAAATAGATACCCCACTTTTTTCTACCCAGATTCTGCTGATCACCTTTCCGTTTTCAAGGGTGTAATATTCCTCTTTATAGAACTCTCCAATCTCCTCTTTCAGCATGTCTTCCAGGGACCAGATCTTGTCGTAATAGGCATTCCGGAAGATTTCATCCTTCATCTCAATATCCAGAGATACTTCGGCTTTTTTATTATCTGCGCTGAATTTAAATGCCATATCCTTTACTTTAGTATCATACAGGATCCATTTTCTTGGAAAAGATTTTCCAAAAGCTGTCCAAAATTCTTTTTTTAACTGCTGAGCTTCTTGTTTACTGAACATATGACAAACATAATGATTTAATGGCAAAAAGACAAGGTTGACAACGGGTAAAAGGGCAAAATAACCGGATAGGCAATTGGCCATTTTATTTTTCATTTAAACATTTGAAACAATTTTCTTATTTTTGTACTAATGCTTTCAAAAAAATCTCAATATGCGTTTAAGGCACTTTCATATCTTGTAGAAAAAAGGAATGAAGGTCCGGTTCTTATTTCCGAAATTGCGGAACACAAAAAGATTCCTTTAAAGTTTTTAGAAAATATACTGCTTGAACTTAAAAAAGCAGAAATCCTGGATAGTAAAAAAGGAAAAGGAGGAGGGTATTTTCTCAGAGAAAATCCTGAAGATGTAAAATTAGCCAAGATTATCCGTCTTGTGAATGGTCCTATTGCCATGCTTCCCTGTGTAAGTCTTAATTTTTATGAAAAGTGCGAAGACTGTAATGAAGATCACTGCGGACTTCACGATGTGCTGATCGAGGTTCGCGATGCCTCACTCAATATTCTTGAGAAGAAAACTTTAATGGATCTGGTCGACTAACCTGATCCTTTTTTTTGAATTATTAGTCTACTTCTTTGGTAGGATAATTATTTTGTCAGATATTTGCAGAACTTCAAATGAGCTCATAACTCAGGAGAAATGACAAATACACTGAAACAAGATATATGGTAATTTCAAGAAAGATTCAGATCAGACTTAATGTACTTTTTGTGACTCTGGCAGCCCTCGGAATTGTAGGCTTTTCTATGTACGAGCTTGGTTATATGGATGAACTCATTACGATTTTAGCGAAAGACAATTATATTTTTTACTGGATGCTTCTCGTAGGTGTATTTGCCGAGATCGTTGCCGGATCCATGGGAATGGGGTATGGAGTGATCTGTACAACAACGCTGATGTTCCTGAACATTCCGCCTCACATTGTAAGCGCAAGTATACATTCTGCAGAAAGCTTTACTACTGCTGCCGGAAGTATCAGTCATATTAAGCTGAAAAATGTAAGCAAAAGTCTGGTGAAGAAATTGGCAATTCCTGCAGTGATCGGAGCAATTATCGGAGCAATATGCCTCACTTATCTGGGGGAATACTACGCGAAGATCACCAAAACAATTATTGCTTTTTATACGCTTTATCTGGGTTTTCAGATCTTGTCCAATGCTTTTAAGGAAAAACAAAATAAAGCGATGAAAAGAAAAACCAATCTCACAAGATTAGGCGTGATAGGCGGCTTCATAGATTCTTTTGCCGGAGGTGGATGGGGGCCGTTGGTGACTGGAACATTGATAAAGAATGCTTTTACTCCCAGGTTTGCAGTAGGCAGCTCTACGGTAGCCAAGTTTATTCTGACAATTACCGCTGCCGTTACCTTTTTCTTTACACTCGGAATCCAGCACTGGAACATCATTTTAGGGCTTCTGATCGGCGGAATTATTACAGCTCCTTTTTCTGCAATGCTGACCGCAAAGCTTCCTGTGAAAAAAATGTTTTTTGTCATAGGATTATTGGTAATCATCATGAGCTCCATAACTATTTATAAATCAATATTAAATTAAAAAATACTGAAGTGAAGTGAAAATAAAGGTCCGAAAAAACACATTCGGTTTCGAAAATATTTTACTTTTACATCACTAAATAATAAAAAATGAATTTACATATCATTGCACTTTTTAAGTTTAATGAAAATTATCTGATGGATGCTGTAGAATTGTTCCAGAATCTTGTAAAGGAAACAAGAAAGGAAGAGGGTTGCCTGCAATACGATCTTATTGAAGATAAAGACAACAAAGGCACTTTTTTCCTGATCGAGTTATGGGAAAGTGTAGAGCACCACAACAGACATATCGGGCAGGATCATTTGTTGGATTTCAGAAGAGATGCTTCAAAAATGATGGAAAGCTCAACAGAAGTATATAAAGGTTTTAAAATATATTAAATACCTACATGTAAAAGGCGGTTCCATAAAATGAAACCGCCTTTTTATTAGAAAAAAATAGAAAGTATTAAAATAAAAGTTTTATTTTACGATAAGTTTTTTCGTTTCCGAACTGCCACCGTATGTAATTTTCACCATATAATTTCCTGACGGAAGGTGTGATAGATTCATGTCTTGTTTGTAGAAACCTGCCTGATTGATCAATTCTGCCGCATATACTTTTTTCCCCGTAAGGTCGTATACTTCTACATTACCCTTATTGCCAGATTTTTCTTTAATATCAAAGATAACCGTCACTTTTTTGTCAGCAGGAGCGGGATTGGGATAAATACCGAAAGAAGCTTTCTTGCCCACCTCTGTAATTCCAAGGGTTGCCGTTATTTTTTTATACTTAAAATACATATTTCCGGTACTTGCTCCTCCGTTGGTTACAAAATACATCCTGTAATAGTCGTTTCCTTTTTTAATATAATAAACGACATCAGGCTTAACGGTGCCGATACCTTTCCATGAATGGCCTACCGTGGTAATGTTTCCTGAAAAACTGTTACTAGCCGGAAGTGAATAAGCTGCAGTTTCCTGGCTTTCGGGCTGAACCATTGCTACTTTAATGTTGGGGCTCTGAATAGCCCCGGAAAGCGGGTACATCTGAACACCCATATAGAATGTATAATATTTTGTAAATACCAGATCCCATGCAGATCTTGACGGTTCCAGATCAGGAACTTTTTCTCCTGTATCAAAAGAGAAATAATTGAAGAAGGCATCATCATTTCCGTTTGCTATCGTTTTGGTTTCAGTAGGGCTCCATGAGCTTCCATTCCACTTGGAGTATTTAAAAGTGTATCCTGCAAAAGCATCCAGAATGGCAAATTTCATATAAGTACCATTCGCATATTTTAAAACAAAAATGGCCTTTCCTTCAATATGGTGGGTTCCCCCGTTGTAAAGCCCCCATCCCGTAGAAGGAAGATTAGGATTGGGTGATGTAATCGGACCCTGTTCAAAAGCTCCCTGGCTCAGGTCAGTGGTCTGATCCGGGTTGTAAAGAGGTTCTCCCCACGATCCTTCATTGCTGATATTGATAGTATCCCAGTCTGCTAAATTGGTGGAAGCAGTGTACACCTCAATATCTTTAGCATCATTGATTCTTGTTCCTACCTGATAAGCAGAATTTCTGTAGAATGCAACATCCCAGCTTGTGGCAGGCTGAGAA encodes the following:
- a CDS encoding ABC transporter permease subunit → MIAILKKELWSYFGNWSAWVIIAAFSLIATLFLFFFDNDSNIFEIGMASLQSYFVLVPWLLMFIIPALSMKTFAEEQQTGTLNWLFSQPLKVSDLVTGKFLSVWIVGILCLIPSLIYLYTVYVLGVPAGNIDLGMTFGSYIGLILLIAAFAGVGILASSLSQNQIMAYLLGVFMCFIMYFGIEQLASYKLLGGADFILQNIGFYQHFLGFTRGLIDSKDIAYFILVIGASLVLSNHFINKKK
- a CDS encoding DUF4268 domain-containing protein: MFSKQEAQQLKKEFWTAFGKSFPRKWILYDTKVKDMAFKFSADNKKAEVSLDIEMKDEIFRNAYYDKIWSLEDMLKEEIGEFYKEEYYTLENGKVISRIWVEKSGVSIFNKNTWQEIFEFFVDKMNGFERFYYEYEDFIKDI
- a CDS encoding Rrf2 family transcriptional regulator, which translates into the protein MLSKKSQYAFKALSYLVEKRNEGPVLISEIAEHKKIPLKFLENILLELKKAEILDSKKGKGGGYFLRENPEDVKLAKIIRLVNGPIAMLPCVSLNFYEKCEDCNEDHCGLHDVLIEVRDASLNILEKKTLMDLVD
- a CDS encoding sulfite exporter TauE/SafE family protein — translated: MVISRKIQIRLNVLFVTLAALGIVGFSMYELGYMDELITILAKDNYIFYWMLLVGVFAEIVAGSMGMGYGVICTTTLMFLNIPPHIVSASIHSAESFTTAAGSISHIKLKNVSKSLVKKLAIPAVIGAIIGAICLTYLGEYYAKITKTIIAFYTLYLGFQILSNAFKEKQNKAMKRKTNLTRLGVIGGFIDSFAGGGWGPLVTGTLIKNAFTPRFAVGSSTVAKFILTITAAVTFFFTLGIQHWNIILGLLIGGIITAPFSAMLTAKLPVKKMFFVIGLLVIIMSSITIYKSILN
- a CDS encoding antibiotic biosynthesis monooxygenase, with the protein product MNLHIIALFKFNENYLMDAVELFQNLVKETRKEEGCLQYDLIEDKDNKGTFFLIELWESVEHHNRHIGQDHLLDFRRDASKMMESSTEVYKGFKIY
- a CDS encoding T9SS type A sorting domain-containing protein; translation: MKTKLLLASMLALTVQQAVIAQTDALGYTQVNMTMGAGYQNRVFVNLADGNMISQPATSWDVAFYRNSAYQVGTRINDAKDIEVYTASTNLADWDTINISNEGSWGEPLYNPDQTTDLSQGAFEQGPITSPNPNLPSTGWGLYNGGTHHIEGKAIFVLKYANGTYMKFAILDAFAGYTFKYSKWNGSSWSPTETKTIANGNDDAFFNYFSFDTGEKVPDLEPSRSAWDLVFTKYYTFYMGVQMYPLSGAIQSPNIKVAMVQPESQETAAYSLPASNSFSGNITTVGHSWKGIGTVKPDVVYYIKKGNDYYRMYFVTNGGASTGNMYFKYKKITATLGITEVGKKASFGIYPNPAPADKKVTVIFDIKEKSGNKGNVEVYDLTGKKVYAAELINQAGFYKQDMNLSHLPSGNYMVKITYGGSSETKKLIVK